The nucleotide sequence TTTATCATTAAGTTCAAGCCTTTTTATAAGTGCATGTGTGAGTTCTTCGTCCTTAGCTTTACCTACATCCTTTGCATTCTTCTTAAGAATCTCATCCCTTTTCGCATCCAGATCATGAGCCATACGCTCAAGTGCACTGTTCTTTGCCAAAGTTGAAGCAGATGCAATTTTCAATGCCGCGCCTTTAGCCAGTTTTACCTGCTCTTCTACTGTCATGTTCATTCTCTCACATCGATTATCGATCGTTGATCATCAATTTTCAATTAAATCATTAAGTGTCAATCATCCTTTATCTGCTTCAACATTTCATAGTATCACGTGGACAGAGCATGCCTTAAATGTTAAGTGGACATCATCTCCACTCTTCAGTTTAAGATTATGGACTGCCAGTCTTGTTACATCAACAGACATCTCATCACCATGGACATCGACCAGAACCCGCATTAGATGACCATTTGGAAATATATTGATGATCTTGCCGCTTATCAGGTTCCTTGCACTTGTTCCCTGGTTGGACCTCATCAGGATGATCTCCTCCGGCCTGATGCAAGCCTTCACACGATCCCCTTCGCCCAGAGGCATGAAAACCGCTGTCAGATCAAAGTTTTCTGTTGATACACCCATCACACCCTCATCCCTGTCCAGGGAGACAACTTTTCCGTCAAATATATTCTTCATCCCAACAAACCTCGCTACAAATTCACTTTCAGGCTTATAAAAAATTTTCTCAGGTATTCCAACCTCTTCAACTGTTCCTTTGTTCAGAACAGCTACCTGGTCACCAAGTATCATTGCTTCCACCTGGTCGTGCGTCACGTAGATGCTTGTTACGCCAATCTCTTTTTGCAATCGCTTCATCTCATATCTCAATCGTTCACGAGCGATCGCATCCAGGCTGCTTAGCGGCTCATCCATCAGGATACATCGCGGGTCTGTTACGATTGCCCTTGCAAGTGCGACCCGCTGTTGTTCACCTCCACTCAGTTTCATCGGGTTCATATTATCGAGTCCATCAAGACCAACGGTTTCAAGCGCTTCTTTCACTCTCTTTTTGTCATCTATCCCTCTTGCTTTCAAACCGAATCTAACGTTCTCAAATACGCTTAAATGCGGGAATAGTGCATAATTCTGGAATACGAAACCGATATCTCTCTTTTCCGGAGGTACATTATTTATTCGTGCTCCATCTACATAAATATCTCCTCTATCTTCCTTTTCCAGCCCGGCAATGATTGAAAGTGTTGTTGTCTTTCCACATCCGGAAGGTCCGAGAAGAACAAGCATTTCCCCATGTTTCGCATCCAGATTTAAAGATCGTAATACATCATTTTCTCCAAAAGACTTGCAGACTTCATCCAGACAGATCATTGTACCTCCCTAAATATTTGAACACAATAAGCGTTGTAAAAGCAGAAAACATCAGGAGCAAAGAGAGGGCAACTGAAGCGCCAAGATCGCCTGACATCGCATGCATATAGATACCGATCGTCATCGTCTCGGTCCTGTATGGTATACATCCCGCTACCATCGCAGTTGCACCGAACTCACCAAGCGCACGGGCCCATGTCATTACAACTCCCGAAATAATTCCGTTGCGTGCAAGTGGAAGCGATATTTTCCTGAATGTGTAGAATTCCGATGCTCCAAGTGTTCT is from ANME-2 cluster archaeon and encodes:
- a CDS encoding ABC transporter ATP-binding protein; translated protein: MICLDEVCKSFGENDVLRSLNLDAKHGEMLVLLGPSGCGKTTTLSIIAGLEKEDRGDIYVDGARINNVPPEKRDIGFVFQNYALFPHLSVFENVRFGLKARGIDDKKRVKEALETVGLDGLDNMNPMKLSGGEQQRVALARAIVTDPRCILMDEPLSSLDAIARERLRYEMKRLQKEIGVTSIYVTHDQVEAMILGDQVAVLNKGTVEEVGIPEKIFYKPESEFVARFVGMKNIFDGKVVSLDRDEGVMGVSTENFDLTAVFMPLGEGDRVKACIRPEEIILMRSNQGTSARNLISGKIINIFPNGHLMRVLVDVHGDEMSVDVTRLAVHNLKLKSGDDVHLTFKACSVHVIL